One window of Papaver somniferum cultivar HN1 chromosome 9, ASM357369v1, whole genome shotgun sequence genomic DNA carries:
- the LOC113310725 gene encoding wall-associated receptor kinase-like 9 isoform X3 — translation MEQMPSLLSVRSLLLLLFVLLMVFCATSKALALVSLEAGVSAIRKVQAASAPTRMINNSTSTASIAKPGCRDRCGNVSIPYPFGMDSGNCYLSTGFKIYCDSSYNPPVAFLMSGHADRLYEILELTQDYVRINILAPAICDLDNTTSITSKLVDPLTNSTAPNFFGTPFTISNTLNKFTVLGCNIFGVISPLQEYKVDDIILAEDDTSVPVILDWAITDGFLTCQQAQSNLSQYACGRNTDCLESYNSPGYRCKCLKGYGGNPYLPGGCQDIDECEELNKCGKGVNCLNTPGSYNCVCSPGKLLVTNELGLQCMPNKRNLLIVMGVPLGIGVSVIVLVLLGISYWLYNGFQKRKQDKLKQNHFARNGGLLLKQKVHSSDGRVEKAAKIFETEELEKATNNFNPSRIIGKGGHGTVYKGMLPGGEIVAIKKSRLVDETQVDQFINEVVILSQINHRHIVKLLGCCLETQVPLLVYEFISNGTLAYHLRVEEGDNASLSWKDRVRIASEIAGALAYLHLDASAPIFHRDIKSDNILLDENYKAKVSDFGISRSIPVDKTHLTTLVKGTFGYLDPEYFHSSQFTDKSDVYSFGMVLAELLTGERAISQIRHEEEESLAFYLINSMKESRLFGILDSRVRNEAVEDDVMVVAELAKRCLKYVGKKRPDMKEVALSLSWLHEKLSRDGILKLQETEANSDNGSVLIYPFLD, via the exons ATGGAGCAAATGCCTTCATTATTATCTGTGCGCAGTCTGCTGCTTCTTTTATTTGTACTTTTAATGGTTTTCTGTGCAACTAGTAAAGCACTAGCACTGGTATCATTAGAAGCAGGTGTATCAGCAATAAGAAAGGTACAAGCAGCATCAGCACCAACAAGAATGATAAATAATAGTACCAGTACTGCTAGCATAGCGAAGCCAGGTTGCAGAGATAGGTGTGGGAATGTAAGTATACCATATCCATTCGGAATGGATAGCGGTAATTGTTATCTCAGCACTGGTTTTAAGATATATTGCGATTCCTCTTACAATCCTCCAGTTGCTTTTCTGATGTCAGGGCATGCTGATCGTCTCTATGAAATCTTAGAGCTCACCCAAGATTATGTTCGTATTAATATATTGGCACCTGCCATATGTGACCTTGATAATACTACTAGTATCACCTCAAAGTTGGTTGATCCTTTGACTAACTCAACAGCACCAAACTTCTTTGGAACACCCTTCACCATTTCCAATACTCTCAATAAGTTTACAGTCCTTGGTTGCAATATCTTCGGTGTCATCTCACCACTACAG GAGTATAAGGTCGATGATATAATTTTGGCTGAGGACGACACGTCTGTACCTGTGATCTTAGACTGGGCGATAACAGATGGCTTTCTTACATGTCAGCAAGCTCAATCAAATCTCAGTCAGTATGCTTGTGGCAGAAATACTGATTGCCTTGAGTCTTACAATAGTCCGGGTTATCGCTGCAAGTGTTTAAAAGGCTATGGAGGAAATCCTTACCTTCCTGGTGGATGTCAAG ATATTGATGAATGCGAAGAACTAAACAAGTGCGGTAAAGGGGTTAATTGCTTGAATACACCAGGCAGCTATAACTGTGTTTGTTCACCTGGTAAACTATTGGTAACCAATGAACTGGGACTCCAGTGTATGCCTAACAAACGAAACCTTCTGATCGTTATGGGTGTACCATTGG GTATTGGTGTAAGCGTAATTGTTTTAGTTTTGCTTGGAATAAGCTATTGGTTATACAATGGATTTCAGAAGAGAAAGCAAGATAAATTGAAGCAGAACCATTTTGCGAGAAATGGTGGGTTGTTGTTAAAGCAAAAGGTCCACTCAAGTGATGGTAGAGTTGAAAAGGCagcaaaaatctttgaaactgaAGAGCTAGAGAAGGCGACAAATAACTTCAACCCAAGTAGAATcattggcaaaggtggccatggTACTGTTTATAAAGGCATGTTACCGGGTGGTGAAATAGTAGCCATTAAGAAATCTAGACTAGTGGATGAAACTCAAGTTGATCAGTTCATCAATGAAGTCGTTATTCTCTCACAAATCAACCACAGACACATTGTGAAATTATTAGGTTGCTGTTTGGAAACTCAGGTTCCCTTGTTGGTTTATGAGTTTATATCTAACGGAACACTGGCATACCATCTTCGTGTAGAGGAGGGAGATAATGCATCACTTTCATGGAAGGATCGCGTAAGGATTGCATCTGAGATAGCTGGAGCACTTGCATACTTACACTTGGATGCTTCTGCGCCAATCTTTCACAGGGACATAAAATCTGACAACATACTCTTGGATGAGAACTACAAGGCAAAAGTCTCAGACTTTGGAATTTCTAGATCGATACCTGTAGATAAAACCCACTTAACCACTCTCGTGAAAGGGACCTTTGGTTACTTAGACCCTGAATACTTCCATTCAAGCCAATTCACTGACAAAAGTGATGTCTACAGCTTTGGAATGGTTCTTGCGGAGCTCTTAACGGGAGAAAGGGCAATTTCTCAAATCAGACACGAAGAAGAGGAGAGTTTGGCATTTTATCTTATAAATTCAATGAAAGAAAGTCGCTTGTTTGGGATATTAGATTCCAGAGTTCGTAATGAAGCCGTCGAAGATGATGTTATGGTTGTTGCAGAACTAGCAAAACGATGCTTGAAATATGTTGGAAAGAAAAGGCCAGACATGAAAGAAGTGGCTCTTTCTTTGAGCTGGCTGCATGAGAAACTTTCAAGAGATGGAATATTGAAGCTGCAAGAGACAGAAGCCAATTCAGACAATGGTTCAGTACTGATTTACCCCTTCTTGGATTGA
- the LOC113310725 gene encoding wall-associated receptor kinase-like 1 isoform X1, whose amino-acid sequence MEQMPSLLSVRSLLLLLFVLLMVFCATSKALALVSLEAGVSAIRKVQAASAPTRMINNSTSTASIAKPGCRDRCGNVSIPYPFGMDSGNCYLSTGFKIYCDSSYNPPVAFLMSGHADRLYEILELTQDYVRINILAPAICDLDNTTSITSKLVDPLTNSTAPNFFGTPFTISNTLNKFTVLGCNIFGVISPLQVSIFGDGSNFTSIGCATRCVFNESIDIPSPCLGNGCCKVSIPDRLSNFIIRIEKISSGAKVINPFFSRGPCVHAFLVEQEYKVDDIILAEDDTSVPVILDWAITDGFLTCQQAQSNLSQYACGRNTDCLESYNSPGYRCKCLKGYGGNPYLPGGCQDIDECEELNKCGKGVNCLNTPGSYNCVCSPGKLLVTNELGLQCMPNKRNLLIVMGVPLGIGVSVIVLVLLGISYWLYNGFQKRKQDKLKQNHFARNGGLLLKQKVHSSDGRVEKAAKIFETEELEKATNNFNPSRIIGKGGHGTVYKGMLPGGEIVAIKKSRLVDETQVDQFINEVVILSQINHRHIVKLLGCCLETQVPLLVYEFISNGTLAYHLRVEEGDNASLSWKDRVRIASEIAGALAYLHLDASAPIFHRDIKSDNILLDENYKAKVSDFGISRSIPVDKTHLTTLVKGTFGYLDPEYFHSSQFTDKSDVYSFGMVLAELLTGERAISQIRHEEEESLAFYLINSMKESRLFGILDSRVRNEAVEDDVMVVAELAKRCLKYVGKKRPDMKEVALSLSWLHEKLSRDGILKLQETEANSDNGSVLIYPFLD is encoded by the exons ATGGAGCAAATGCCTTCATTATTATCTGTGCGCAGTCTGCTGCTTCTTTTATTTGTACTTTTAATGGTTTTCTGTGCAACTAGTAAAGCACTAGCACTGGTATCATTAGAAGCAGGTGTATCAGCAATAAGAAAGGTACAAGCAGCATCAGCACCAACAAGAATGATAAATAATAGTACCAGTACTGCTAGCATAGCGAAGCCAGGTTGCAGAGATAGGTGTGGGAATGTAAGTATACCATATCCATTCGGAATGGATAGCGGTAATTGTTATCTCAGCACTGGTTTTAAGATATATTGCGATTCCTCTTACAATCCTCCAGTTGCTTTTCTGATGTCAGGGCATGCTGATCGTCTCTATGAAATCTTAGAGCTCACCCAAGATTATGTTCGTATTAATATATTGGCACCTGCCATATGTGACCTTGATAATACTACTAGTATCACCTCAAAGTTGGTTGATCCTTTGACTAACTCAACAGCACCAAACTTCTTTGGAACACCCTTCACCATTTCCAATACTCTCAATAAGTTTACAGTCCTTGGTTGCAATATCTTCGGTGTCATCTCACCACTACAGGTTAGTATATTCGGTGATGGATCAAATTTCACAAGCATAGGGTGTGCAACCCGTTGTGTATTCAATGAGTCCATAGATATCCCATCTCCTTGTCTAGGTAATGGTTGTTGTAAGGTATCAATTCCTGATAGACTTTCAAATTTCATTATAAGGATAGAGAAAATAAGCTCTGGTGCTAAAGTTATAAATCCCTTTTTCTCGAGGGGTCCATGCGTCCATGCTTTTCTTGTTGAGCAGGAGTATAAGGTCGATGATATAATTTTGGCTGAGGACGACACGTCTGTACCTGTGATCTTAGACTGGGCGATAACAGATGGCTTTCTTACATGTCAGCAAGCTCAATCAAATCTCAGTCAGTATGCTTGTGGCAGAAATACTGATTGCCTTGAGTCTTACAATAGTCCGGGTTATCGCTGCAAGTGTTTAAAAGGCTATGGAGGAAATCCTTACCTTCCTGGTGGATGTCAAG ATATTGATGAATGCGAAGAACTAAACAAGTGCGGTAAAGGGGTTAATTGCTTGAATACACCAGGCAGCTATAACTGTGTTTGTTCACCTGGTAAACTATTGGTAACCAATGAACTGGGACTCCAGTGTATGCCTAACAAACGAAACCTTCTGATCGTTATGGGTGTACCATTGG GTATTGGTGTAAGCGTAATTGTTTTAGTTTTGCTTGGAATAAGCTATTGGTTATACAATGGATTTCAGAAGAGAAAGCAAGATAAATTGAAGCAGAACCATTTTGCGAGAAATGGTGGGTTGTTGTTAAAGCAAAAGGTCCACTCAAGTGATGGTAGAGTTGAAAAGGCagcaaaaatctttgaaactgaAGAGCTAGAGAAGGCGACAAATAACTTCAACCCAAGTAGAATcattggcaaaggtggccatggTACTGTTTATAAAGGCATGTTACCGGGTGGTGAAATAGTAGCCATTAAGAAATCTAGACTAGTGGATGAAACTCAAGTTGATCAGTTCATCAATGAAGTCGTTATTCTCTCACAAATCAACCACAGACACATTGTGAAATTATTAGGTTGCTGTTTGGAAACTCAGGTTCCCTTGTTGGTTTATGAGTTTATATCTAACGGAACACTGGCATACCATCTTCGTGTAGAGGAGGGAGATAATGCATCACTTTCATGGAAGGATCGCGTAAGGATTGCATCTGAGATAGCTGGAGCACTTGCATACTTACACTTGGATGCTTCTGCGCCAATCTTTCACAGGGACATAAAATCTGACAACATACTCTTGGATGAGAACTACAAGGCAAAAGTCTCAGACTTTGGAATTTCTAGATCGATACCTGTAGATAAAACCCACTTAACCACTCTCGTGAAAGGGACCTTTGGTTACTTAGACCCTGAATACTTCCATTCAAGCCAATTCACTGACAAAAGTGATGTCTACAGCTTTGGAATGGTTCTTGCGGAGCTCTTAACGGGAGAAAGGGCAATTTCTCAAATCAGACACGAAGAAGAGGAGAGTTTGGCATTTTATCTTATAAATTCAATGAAAGAAAGTCGCTTGTTTGGGATATTAGATTCCAGAGTTCGTAATGAAGCCGTCGAAGATGATGTTATGGTTGTTGCAGAACTAGCAAAACGATGCTTGAAATATGTTGGAAAGAAAAGGCCAGACATGAAAGAAGTGGCTCTTTCTTTGAGCTGGCTGCATGAGAAACTTTCAAGAGATGGAATATTGAAGCTGCAAGAGACAGAAGCCAATTCAGACAATGGTTCAGTACTGATTTACCCCTTCTTGGATTGA
- the LOC113310725 gene encoding putative wall-associated receptor kinase-like 16 isoform X2 — MINNSTSTASIAKPGCRDRCGNVSIPYPFGMDSGNCYLSTGFKIYCDSSYNPPVAFLMSGHADRLYEILELTQDYVRINILAPAICDLDNTTSITSKLVDPLTNSTAPNFFGTPFTISNTLNKFTVLGCNIFGVISPLQVSIFGDGSNFTSIGCATRCVFNESIDIPSPCLGNGCCKVSIPDRLSNFIIRIEKISSGAKVINPFFSRGPCVHAFLVEQEYKVDDIILAEDDTSVPVILDWAITDGFLTCQQAQSNLSQYACGRNTDCLESYNSPGYRCKCLKGYGGNPYLPGGCQDIDECEELNKCGKGVNCLNTPGSYNCVCSPGKLLVTNELGLQCMPNKRNLLIVMGVPLGIGVSVIVLVLLGISYWLYNGFQKRKQDKLKQNHFARNGGLLLKQKVHSSDGRVEKAAKIFETEELEKATNNFNPSRIIGKGGHGTVYKGMLPGGEIVAIKKSRLVDETQVDQFINEVVILSQINHRHIVKLLGCCLETQVPLLVYEFISNGTLAYHLRVEEGDNASLSWKDRVRIASEIAGALAYLHLDASAPIFHRDIKSDNILLDENYKAKVSDFGISRSIPVDKTHLTTLVKGTFGYLDPEYFHSSQFTDKSDVYSFGMVLAELLTGERAISQIRHEEEESLAFYLINSMKESRLFGILDSRVRNEAVEDDVMVVAELAKRCLKYVGKKRPDMKEVALSLSWLHEKLSRDGILKLQETEANSDNGSVLIYPFLD; from the exons ATGATAAATAATAGTACCAGTACTGCTAGCATAGCGAAGCCAGGTTGCAGAGATAGGTGTGGGAATGTAAGTATACCATATCCATTCGGAATGGATAGCGGTAATTGTTATCTCAGCACTGGTTTTAAGATATATTGCGATTCCTCTTACAATCCTCCAGTTGCTTTTCTGATGTCAGGGCATGCTGATCGTCTCTATGAAATCTTAGAGCTCACCCAAGATTATGTTCGTATTAATATATTGGCACCTGCCATATGTGACCTTGATAATACTACTAGTATCACCTCAAAGTTGGTTGATCCTTTGACTAACTCAACAGCACCAAACTTCTTTGGAACACCCTTCACCATTTCCAATACTCTCAATAAGTTTACAGTCCTTGGTTGCAATATCTTCGGTGTCATCTCACCACTACAGGTTAGTATATTCGGTGATGGATCAAATTTCACAAGCATAGGGTGTGCAACCCGTTGTGTATTCAATGAGTCCATAGATATCCCATCTCCTTGTCTAGGTAATGGTTGTTGTAAGGTATCAATTCCTGATAGACTTTCAAATTTCATTATAAGGATAGAGAAAATAAGCTCTGGTGCTAAAGTTATAAATCCCTTTTTCTCGAGGGGTCCATGCGTCCATGCTTTTCTTGTTGAGCAGGAGTATAAGGTCGATGATATAATTTTGGCTGAGGACGACACGTCTGTACCTGTGATCTTAGACTGGGCGATAACAGATGGCTTTCTTACATGTCAGCAAGCTCAATCAAATCTCAGTCAGTATGCTTGTGGCAGAAATACTGATTGCCTTGAGTCTTACAATAGTCCGGGTTATCGCTGCAAGTGTTTAAAAGGCTATGGAGGAAATCCTTACCTTCCTGGTGGATGTCAAG ATATTGATGAATGCGAAGAACTAAACAAGTGCGGTAAAGGGGTTAATTGCTTGAATACACCAGGCAGCTATAACTGTGTTTGTTCACCTGGTAAACTATTGGTAACCAATGAACTGGGACTCCAGTGTATGCCTAACAAACGAAACCTTCTGATCGTTATGGGTGTACCATTGG GTATTGGTGTAAGCGTAATTGTTTTAGTTTTGCTTGGAATAAGCTATTGGTTATACAATGGATTTCAGAAGAGAAAGCAAGATAAATTGAAGCAGAACCATTTTGCGAGAAATGGTGGGTTGTTGTTAAAGCAAAAGGTCCACTCAAGTGATGGTAGAGTTGAAAAGGCagcaaaaatctttgaaactgaAGAGCTAGAGAAGGCGACAAATAACTTCAACCCAAGTAGAATcattggcaaaggtggccatggTACTGTTTATAAAGGCATGTTACCGGGTGGTGAAATAGTAGCCATTAAGAAATCTAGACTAGTGGATGAAACTCAAGTTGATCAGTTCATCAATGAAGTCGTTATTCTCTCACAAATCAACCACAGACACATTGTGAAATTATTAGGTTGCTGTTTGGAAACTCAGGTTCCCTTGTTGGTTTATGAGTTTATATCTAACGGAACACTGGCATACCATCTTCGTGTAGAGGAGGGAGATAATGCATCACTTTCATGGAAGGATCGCGTAAGGATTGCATCTGAGATAGCTGGAGCACTTGCATACTTACACTTGGATGCTTCTGCGCCAATCTTTCACAGGGACATAAAATCTGACAACATACTCTTGGATGAGAACTACAAGGCAAAAGTCTCAGACTTTGGAATTTCTAGATCGATACCTGTAGATAAAACCCACTTAACCACTCTCGTGAAAGGGACCTTTGGTTACTTAGACCCTGAATACTTCCATTCAAGCCAATTCACTGACAAAAGTGATGTCTACAGCTTTGGAATGGTTCTTGCGGAGCTCTTAACGGGAGAAAGGGCAATTTCTCAAATCAGACACGAAGAAGAGGAGAGTTTGGCATTTTATCTTATAAATTCAATGAAAGAAAGTCGCTTGTTTGGGATATTAGATTCCAGAGTTCGTAATGAAGCCGTCGAAGATGATGTTATGGTTGTTGCAGAACTAGCAAAACGATGCTTGAAATATGTTGGAAAGAAAAGGCCAGACATGAAAGAAGTGGCTCTTTCTTTGAGCTGGCTGCATGAGAAACTTTCAAGAGATGGAATATTGAAGCTGCAAGAGACAGAAGCCAATTCAGACAATGGTTCAGTACTGATTTACCCCTTCTTGGATTGA
- the LOC113310725 gene encoding putative wall-associated receptor kinase-like 16 isoform X4, which produces MSGHADRLYEILELTQDYVRINILAPAICDLDNTTSITSKLVDPLTNSTAPNFFGTPFTISNTLNKFTVLGCNIFGVISPLQVSIFGDGSNFTSIGCATRCVFNESIDIPSPCLGNGCCKVSIPDRLSNFIIRIEKISSGAKVINPFFSRGPCVHAFLVEQEYKVDDIILAEDDTSVPVILDWAITDGFLTCQQAQSNLSQYACGRNTDCLESYNSPGYRCKCLKGYGGNPYLPGGCQDIDECEELNKCGKGVNCLNTPGSYNCVCSPGKLLVTNELGLQCMPNKRNLLIVMGVPLGIGVSVIVLVLLGISYWLYNGFQKRKQDKLKQNHFARNGGLLLKQKVHSSDGRVEKAAKIFETEELEKATNNFNPSRIIGKGGHGTVYKGMLPGGEIVAIKKSRLVDETQVDQFINEVVILSQINHRHIVKLLGCCLETQVPLLVYEFISNGTLAYHLRVEEGDNASLSWKDRVRIASEIAGALAYLHLDASAPIFHRDIKSDNILLDENYKAKVSDFGISRSIPVDKTHLTTLVKGTFGYLDPEYFHSSQFTDKSDVYSFGMVLAELLTGERAISQIRHEEEESLAFYLINSMKESRLFGILDSRVRNEAVEDDVMVVAELAKRCLKYVGKKRPDMKEVALSLSWLHEKLSRDGILKLQETEANSDNGSVLIYPFLD; this is translated from the exons ATGTCAGGGCATGCTGATCGTCTCTATGAAATCTTAGAGCTCACCCAAGATTATGTTCGTATTAATATATTGGCACCTGCCATATGTGACCTTGATAATACTACTAGTATCACCTCAAAGTTGGTTGATCCTTTGACTAACTCAACAGCACCAAACTTCTTTGGAACACCCTTCACCATTTCCAATACTCTCAATAAGTTTACAGTCCTTGGTTGCAATATCTTCGGTGTCATCTCACCACTACAGGTTAGTATATTCGGTGATGGATCAAATTTCACAAGCATAGGGTGTGCAACCCGTTGTGTATTCAATGAGTCCATAGATATCCCATCTCCTTGTCTAGGTAATGGTTGTTGTAAGGTATCAATTCCTGATAGACTTTCAAATTTCATTATAAGGATAGAGAAAATAAGCTCTGGTGCTAAAGTTATAAATCCCTTTTTCTCGAGGGGTCCATGCGTCCATGCTTTTCTTGTTGAGCAGGAGTATAAGGTCGATGATATAATTTTGGCTGAGGACGACACGTCTGTACCTGTGATCTTAGACTGGGCGATAACAGATGGCTTTCTTACATGTCAGCAAGCTCAATCAAATCTCAGTCAGTATGCTTGTGGCAGAAATACTGATTGCCTTGAGTCTTACAATAGTCCGGGTTATCGCTGCAAGTGTTTAAAAGGCTATGGAGGAAATCCTTACCTTCCTGGTGGATGTCAAG ATATTGATGAATGCGAAGAACTAAACAAGTGCGGTAAAGGGGTTAATTGCTTGAATACACCAGGCAGCTATAACTGTGTTTGTTCACCTGGTAAACTATTGGTAACCAATGAACTGGGACTCCAGTGTATGCCTAACAAACGAAACCTTCTGATCGTTATGGGTGTACCATTGG GTATTGGTGTAAGCGTAATTGTTTTAGTTTTGCTTGGAATAAGCTATTGGTTATACAATGGATTTCAGAAGAGAAAGCAAGATAAATTGAAGCAGAACCATTTTGCGAGAAATGGTGGGTTGTTGTTAAAGCAAAAGGTCCACTCAAGTGATGGTAGAGTTGAAAAGGCagcaaaaatctttgaaactgaAGAGCTAGAGAAGGCGACAAATAACTTCAACCCAAGTAGAATcattggcaaaggtggccatggTACTGTTTATAAAGGCATGTTACCGGGTGGTGAAATAGTAGCCATTAAGAAATCTAGACTAGTGGATGAAACTCAAGTTGATCAGTTCATCAATGAAGTCGTTATTCTCTCACAAATCAACCACAGACACATTGTGAAATTATTAGGTTGCTGTTTGGAAACTCAGGTTCCCTTGTTGGTTTATGAGTTTATATCTAACGGAACACTGGCATACCATCTTCGTGTAGAGGAGGGAGATAATGCATCACTTTCATGGAAGGATCGCGTAAGGATTGCATCTGAGATAGCTGGAGCACTTGCATACTTACACTTGGATGCTTCTGCGCCAATCTTTCACAGGGACATAAAATCTGACAACATACTCTTGGATGAGAACTACAAGGCAAAAGTCTCAGACTTTGGAATTTCTAGATCGATACCTGTAGATAAAACCCACTTAACCACTCTCGTGAAAGGGACCTTTGGTTACTTAGACCCTGAATACTTCCATTCAAGCCAATTCACTGACAAAAGTGATGTCTACAGCTTTGGAATGGTTCTTGCGGAGCTCTTAACGGGAGAAAGGGCAATTTCTCAAATCAGACACGAAGAAGAGGAGAGTTTGGCATTTTATCTTATAAATTCAATGAAAGAAAGTCGCTTGTTTGGGATATTAGATTCCAGAGTTCGTAATGAAGCCGTCGAAGATGATGTTATGGTTGTTGCAGAACTAGCAAAACGATGCTTGAAATATGTTGGAAAGAAAAGGCCAGACATGAAAGAAGTGGCTCTTTCTTTGAGCTGGCTGCATGAGAAACTTTCAAGAGATGGAATATTGAAGCTGCAAGAGACAGAAGCCAATTCAGACAATGGTTCAGTACTGATTTACCCCTTCTTGGATTGA